The nucleotide window TCATTGATAACCATACATGTCCGCTGAAGGACAAGGTGTACGAGCAGTGGCAGGCAAGTAGCAGCCTTAGAGGTGGTATGATTAGGCCTAAGCTTATTAATCATAAGAGGAAATACATCCCAAAggatattattgatgatgtgaaatCAGATTTAGGTGTAGATGTTATCTACATGTTGGCGTGGAGGGctaaagaaaaggcaatgaattTTTTGAGAGGTGAACCGACTGATTCATACAAAAAATTACCAGGATACTTATATATAATGGATATGACATATCCAGGTTCCCACATCAGGATggtaaaatcgcccaaaaatgaaTTCATGTACGTGTATATATCTTTGTATGCCTTTATAAAGGGGTTTGATCATTGTAAACCCACTGTTGTTGTGGATGAAAGTCACCTAAAATCTTACTATACCGGGACATTCGTTTCGGCAAGCACGTTGGATGGTGCAGGTGAATACCTGAATTATAATACAATCTGTTaatattttaaagattgaaatacatgttttaaaaatatatattcaattGTCTTTATAGGTCATATATTGCCACTAGCATATGGTGTTATTGATTCAGAGAATGATGCTGCTTGGACgtggttctttgagcaattcaagatagCATACAGTGACAGGGAAAACATGTGCATCGTTTCAGATAGAAATGAGTGTATCATTAAATCTTTATCGAGAGTGTATCCAGATGTACTGCATTTTGCTTGTATATGGCATCTATGGAACAACGtatataaaaaattcaaaaagagtcaTGCCAAGTTGAGCGAGATATACTTCTCGATGGCAAAAGCATACACACAAGCTAAATTTGACGGTCTGATGGAGAAGGTGGAGAAGGTAGATATTAGGGTGAAAGAATATTTAGAGTTAGCTGGATACGAAAAGTGGGCTAGGTTGTATGCCCCTGTTAACAGGGGATGGACAATGCCGTCAAATATTGCTGAGTCAATCAATGTCGCACTAGTGTCAGCAAGGAAATTGCCAATATACGACTTCCTCGAAGAAGTTAGGAAGATGTTTGGACGTTGGAATTGTAGTAACCGCAAAGAAGCTACACAGACATACACAACGCTTGGAAAAAAATACCAGGAGATGCTGACTTTGAATGAGGCAATGTCTACACGCATGACTGTAAGTTTTATTTTAATGTCATTGTATTATATAGCTTTATTGTTTTCTGAAATAActgacatgaatacatatgaatacaaatattttttataatacaactgccatgaatacatatgaatacaactaAATTCAAACACATACAAGACATATTTTATCGAAGATCTGAGTTAAATACAACTAAAAACATGCTGCAAAAACTATTCGAATACATCAGAATACAACTAACAAATCTGTATTATACATAATTTTAATATGTATTGTCATGCCGTAGCCTTCTAATGTTTTTGTTACACTTCAATTGCCTAAAGTACAGCTGATTTTTGATGTATGTAATAGTATTCATAAGATAAGACGTAATTATAGTTTATAGTCTGTCGGTCTAAATATATGATGTATTCTTATGTATGCAAATATTTCAGTTGTATGTAACTAAGTAATTCAACATTATACATTTGGTAATTCAGTTATATGTGCTCAAAacttatatttctatttttaaatgtaggtGGTACCATCAACTGAATACTTACATACGGTTAACAATGGAGGGAGGCATTACACAGTCTGCCTGTTAGAGAGAAAATATGTTTGTGAGAGGTTCCAATTTGATGAATTACCATGCCCACATGCTTGGGCTGTATTGAAGAACAAGTTTCTAATGCCAGAAGAATATTGCTTTAACTATTACAAACCAAATATTGTTGTAATGACATATGATGTGCCTGTGTACCCGCTGCCAGACAGAAATGACTGGAACATACCAGCACATGTTGCAGAGGAGGTTGTACTACCACCAAAATGGAAAAGACCTCCTGGAAGGCCAAAAAAGAAGTGCGATAAACCTTTAAGTGAGTTGCTGCAGCCGAAAAATCAACATTCATGTAACATATGTGGGCAGGGAGGACATAACAAACAAACGTGTAGAAATGCTCCATGTAGCATTTAGTTAACACTCTAACATATATCGGTGATTCAACGATTTGTCAATAATTATGATGACATTGTCAAGTAATAAATTCTCATTGTCAagtaataatttctaaaataccTTTCGTGAATAGATTCTGGATGCATTTAGTTGCAGTAATGTGTTGGAAACATTAGAATACAATCTTCTCCACATATACTTTGACAATTTTTCCACATACAACCTTGTCCACATATACTTTGACAATTTATTATAGATAGTGCCTGAATTATATATATAACTAGTcaaaatacatctgaatacaacTATATGGTCAGCTATATTATAAAAAATAGGTTGAATATAAATAACATGATTAGATTCTGTATATAGTTAGTTGCAGTATTAatttgaatacagtcgaatacaaccTTGTCCACATATACTTAGACATACAATAATAGATAGTGTCTGAGTTCAATATAGATAGCTAGtcagaatacatcagaatacaTCTATATACTCAGCTATAATATAACAATTTCAATAAATACGTATAACCTGTTCAATACATCTGAATTTGTATTCTTTAATATGTAATAACTGAATTTGAAAGATACATATTAAAGAATACAACCGAATACAGCTAAATACAGCtgaataatacagctgaatataaTTAAATACAGAAAAATACATCTGAATTCTTTAATATAACCTACCATCAGTATACATAAAGTTTCTGACTTTGATATTAACATGTTCAATACGTATAACCTGTTCAATACATATAACCTTTGATATTACTGATTATTAATACATACTTATATCCTGTAAGATACATATGAATATAAATTGAAGAATAAGCATTAATACTTATGAAGAAAATAATGAAACATCGATTGAAAAGTTGCAATTGTCATACACGAACACTGCTAATAAAGTGATGGTTTTTTCTAACTGAATACCATCTTCACCAAAAAACTACTCAAAAAACAGAGTTCACCTAAAAATAACATTCTAAAACTACATTAACCTAAAGCTACTCTAATACTATCTACAACTTTGAATCTGACTCCGTGATTTGCCTAGCAATCTTTGAGGGTGCTTCATTCTCGCTTATGGCATCAACGTCTATCTCCCGCATAGCATAGTCCCATAGAAGAGCACCATATCTTTGACGGAGTAGATTGGAATCAAATGTTGTTTGTGGAATCTCACCAAGAGTGCTCAGAAACTCTGTGTATGCCGCAACATGCACCCTACAATCCCTAAAAAAATGTTGAttgaaacaattaaaaataattcatacaattagatttgtatataacatacaagaATGATGATTGAATACTTACATGCTCCCACTTTTTGTTGAGGCAGATCTGATATGAAAAAAACTTCAAAGGGATCGGTATGTGACTTGTCAGTGTATGCTGAGTAAGTAGACCAATCTATGCCTTGactatctgtaacgacccgaccggtcgttttgagctccgacgcgtcattcagcagtttgaggccatgagcggcttcatctcaggtatattgacttgtgtgtacggtcagaattaaaattcaggaagtttggagtcaaatctaaatggaaattctcattttgaaagcttaaaattgaagaaatgaactaggattagaattttgagtaaacgacctcggaattgagatctaaaagttccagcatgttcatatgatgatttcggacttgggcgtgtgtccgtatttggttttggataacccgtgagcattttggcgtatattgtggaagttagtattttagaagaatttcataaatttgggttggaaggcatttcagagttatagatgtgcgtttgggattccgagtctgggaattgctccgtatggtgattctggagttgggagcgtgatcggaagtgaattcggatgtccggaggtcattttgaagtcatttggctaaatatagaaatttgaaggtttttgagaaaattcgaccggaagtggaaattttgatatcggggtcggaatgtgattctgaaagttggtgcaagtccgtaatgtcgaatatgacttgtgtgcaaaatttgaagtcattcggactagttttggtaaggtttgagacacttaatctcttttaaggaagcttaagttggaaaagtcaaccggatattgacttatgtgttagagggctcaaaatgtgaattttatggttcagatagcttcgttaggtgatttgggacttaggagtgtgtccggaatatttttgtgatgaccggtgtagaattaagcttgaattggcgaagttagtattttggcgaattccggttgataggtgagattttgatccgggagtcggaatggaattccgagaattgctgtagctttgttatgtcatttgtgatgtgtgtgcaaaatttcaggtcattcggacatcgtttggttgggtttttgatcgaaagtgtattttcggaagtttttggaaacttaggcttgaattcgatgatgatttgatgttttgatgttattttgggtgtttcgaaggttgggacaagtttgaatgatattgtgggacatgttgatataattggttaaggtcccgagggcctcgggtggatttcggaaggttaacagaaTGAAATTcgaaccaaaaagaaaag belongs to Nicotiana tabacum cultivar K326 chromosome 6, ASM71507v2, whole genome shotgun sequence and includes:
- the LOC107791597 gene encoding uncharacterized protein LOC107791597, which codes for MTSLTVLLRHSGKWNDEGNYVDFSIEGILIKEYVSFNDLVASISNQLGIDLSSKSINIQYKVEGNCTPMKIHNDMGYKVYVELKKENREFGMYPLCITTIEKELVSGGSLNQGDIVKIDEAVQRYDFDTDDTLALDFVNSGEAIGVFELDRDLIISNTNQREVMAGQVYKDKATLKEVMENYAISQRFQFRVDRSNAVSYALLCISEDCGWRFKASSINKLELFKVREFIDNHTCPLKDKVYEQWQASSSLRGGMIRPKLINHKRKYIPKDIIDDVKSDLGVDVIYMLAWRAKEKAMNFLRGEPTDSYKKLPGYLYIMDMTYPGSHIRMVKSPKNEFMYVYISLYAFIKGFDHCKPTVVVDESHLKSYYTGTFVSASTLDGAGHILPLAYGVIDSENDAAWTWFFEQFKIAYSDRENMCIVSDRNECIIKSLSRVYPDVLHFACIWHLWNNVYKKFKKSHAKLSEIYFSMAKAYTQAKFDGLMEKVEKVDIRVKEYLELAGYEKWARLYAPVNRGWTMPSNIAESINVALVSARKLPIYDFLEEVRKMFGRWNCSNRKEATQTYTTLGKKYQEMLTLNEAMSTRMTVVPSTEYLHTVNNGGRHYTVCLLERKYVCERFQFDELPCPHAWAVLKNKFLMPEEYCFNYYKPNIVVMTYDVPVYPLPDRNDWNIPAHVAEEVVLPPKWKRPPGRPKKKCDKPLSELLQPKNQHSCNICGQGGHNKQTCRNAPCSI